One stretch of Micromonospora echinospora DNA includes these proteins:
- the groES gene encoding co-chaperone GroES, with amino-acid sequence MPVTTATKVAIKPLEDRIVVQANEAETTTASGIVIPDTAKEKPQEGTVLAVGPGRIDDKGNRVPIDVKVGDTVLYSKYGGTEVKYAGEEYLVLSARDVLAVIEK; translated from the coding sequence ATGCCCGTGACTACCGCGACCAAGGTTGCGATCAAGCCGCTCGAGGACCGCATCGTGGTCCAGGCGAACGAGGCCGAGACCACCACCGCCTCGGGCATCGTGATCCCCGACACCGCCAAGGAGAAGCCGCAGGAGGGCACCGTCCTCGCTGTCGGCCCGGGCCGGATCGACGACAAGGGCAACCGCGTGCCGATCGACGTGAAGGTCGGCGACACCGTCCTCTACTCGAAGTACGGCGGCACCGAGGTCAAGTACGCCGGCGAGGAGTACCTGGTGCTCTCCGCCCGCGACGTCCTCGCGGTCATCGAGAAGTAA
- a CDS encoding class I SAM-dependent methyltransferase, with translation MDLDQLAALRTPEGSAALAAAARVAGGDPLAAAAALRSAGIPGDLAAAALTQAELRRRAVGKFGAAAAGMFLTRPGLEQATRGVVADRRAARLRAAGVTTLADLGCGLGADALASARAGIRVYAVEADPLTAAMAAANAGAAGLAELVTVECGDATAFDVSRVDGAFCDPARRRAGTGRRVFDPRAYSPPWDFVTGLAARVPRTVVKVAPGLDHALIPAGAEAEWVSVDGDLVEAALWCGELAGVPRRATVLREKEGPLLNASGSKRVPSYHLTGTGAAEAPVGPVRRFLYDPDPAVVRAHLVAELATDLDATLADPSIAYLYADEARPTPFARCLEITDVLPFSLKRLRALLRERRVGRVEIRKRGSALEPEKLRRDLRLSGNAAADLVLTRVAGDPTVLVCRPVPAGG, from the coding sequence GTGGATCTCGACCAGCTCGCCGCGCTGCGTACCCCCGAGGGGTCGGCCGCGCTCGCCGCGGCCGCTCGGGTGGCCGGCGGCGACCCGCTGGCGGCGGCCGCCGCGCTGCGCTCGGCCGGGATTCCGGGCGACCTCGCCGCCGCCGCGCTGACCCAGGCGGAGCTGCGCCGCCGCGCGGTCGGCAAGTTCGGCGCGGCCGCCGCCGGGATGTTCCTCACCCGGCCCGGGCTGGAGCAGGCCACCCGCGGGGTGGTCGCCGACCGGCGGGCCGCGCGGCTGCGCGCCGCGGGCGTGACCACCCTGGCCGACCTGGGCTGCGGCCTGGGCGCCGACGCGCTCGCTTCGGCCCGCGCCGGGATCCGGGTGTACGCGGTGGAGGCCGACCCGCTGACCGCCGCGATGGCCGCCGCGAACGCCGGGGCCGCCGGGCTGGCGGAACTGGTGACCGTCGAGTGCGGCGACGCCACGGCGTTCGACGTGAGCCGGGTCGACGGCGCGTTCTGCGATCCGGCGCGGCGGCGGGCCGGCACCGGGCGGCGCGTCTTCGACCCGAGGGCCTACTCACCGCCGTGGGACTTCGTCACCGGCCTGGCCGCGCGGGTGCCGCGCACCGTGGTGAAGGTGGCGCCGGGCCTGGACCACGCGCTGATCCCGGCGGGCGCCGAGGCGGAGTGGGTGAGCGTGGACGGCGACCTGGTGGAGGCGGCGCTGTGGTGCGGCGAGCTGGCCGGCGTCCCCCGCCGCGCCACAGTGCTGCGCGAGAAGGAAGGGCCCCTTCTTAACGCCTCCGGTAGTAAAAGGGTCCCTTCCTATCACCTCACCGGCACTGGGGCGGCCGAGGCGCCGGTGGGGCCGGTCCGGCGGTTCCTGTACGACCCGGACCCGGCCGTGGTGCGCGCGCACCTGGTCGCCGAGCTGGCCACGGATCTCGACGCCACGCTCGCCGACCCGTCGATCGCCTACCTGTACGCCGACGAGGCCCGGCCCACCCCGTTCGCCCGCTGCCTGGAGATCACCGACGTGCTGCCGTTCTCGCTGAAGCGGCTGCGCGCCCTGCTGCGGGAGCGGCGGGTCGGCCGGGTCGAGATCCGCAAGCGCGGGTCGGCCCTGGAGCCGGAGAAGCTGCGCCGTGACCTGCGACTCTCCGGCAACGCGGCGGCGGACCTGGTGCTGACCCGGGTCGCGGGCGACCCCACGGTGCTCGTCTGCCGGCCGGTCCCGGCCGGCGGCTGA
- the ybaK gene encoding Cys-tRNA(Pro) deacylase, translated as MAGPGTPAIALLSKRKIAHSTHTYDVSPDAPNYGALVAAALGVAPERVFKSLVTEVDGGLTVAVVPVTGELDLKALAAAVGGKRAAMADRAVAERATGYVRGGISPLGQRKRLPTVVDSSAMAHPTVYVSAGRRGLQVQLTPTDLVTLTGAATASIAAV; from the coding sequence GTGGCGGGCCCTGGCACTCCGGCGATCGCGTTGCTGAGCAAGCGGAAGATCGCCCACAGCACCCACACCTACGACGTCTCGCCGGACGCGCCGAACTACGGCGCGCTGGTCGCCGCGGCGCTCGGCGTGGCGCCGGAGCGCGTGTTCAAGTCGCTCGTCACCGAGGTCGACGGCGGGTTGACAGTGGCGGTGGTGCCGGTGACCGGCGAGCTGGACCTGAAGGCGCTCGCCGCCGCGGTGGGCGGCAAGCGAGCGGCGATGGCGGATCGCGCGGTGGCGGAGCGGGCGACCGGGTACGTACGGGGCGGGATCAGCCCGCTGGGCCAGCGCAAGCGGCTACCGACAGTCGTCGACTCCTCGGCGATGGCGCACCCGACCGTGTACGTCTCGGCGGGCCGCCGGGGCCTGCAGGTGCAGCTCACGCCGACGGATCTGGTGACGCTCACCGGGGCGGCCACGGCATCGATCGCCGCCGTCTGA
- a CDS encoding sugar ABC transporter substrate-binding protein produces the protein MRKGFLTFAAVGLLATGSMAACGDNGGSSDEAGGSNAKKPKIGVILPDSKSSARWEGADRKYLKAAFDAAGVESDIQNAQNDKTAFQTIADQMITSGVNVLMIVNLDSGTGKAVLDKAKSQGVATIDYDRLTLGGSAQYYVSFDNEAVGKLQGEGLSKCLTDKGVKNPSISYLNGSPTDNNATLFKNGYDSVLKPKFDSKEYTKVADDPVPAWDNAQAATIFEQQMTKAGGKIDGVLAANDGLGNAAISVLKKNKLNGKVPVTGQDATKEGLQNILAGDQCMTVYKAVKKEADAAADLAIALAKGERKDTGQTVKDPEGNRDVPAVLLEPKAIYKDNVKDVVADAYITKEELCTGAFAKLCTDAGVS, from the coding sequence ATGCGCAAGGGCTTCCTCACCTTCGCGGCCGTCGGTCTCCTCGCGACCGGCAGCATGGCCGCCTGTGGTGACAACGGCGGTTCTTCCGACGAGGCCGGCGGCTCCAACGCCAAGAAGCCGAAGATCGGCGTGATCCTGCCCGACAGCAAGTCCTCCGCCCGCTGGGAGGGCGCGGACCGCAAGTACCTCAAGGCGGCGTTCGACGCGGCGGGCGTCGAGTCCGACATCCAGAACGCGCAGAACGACAAGACCGCGTTCCAGACCATCGCCGACCAGATGATCACCAGTGGCGTCAACGTCCTGATGATCGTCAACCTGGACTCCGGCACCGGCAAGGCCGTGCTCGACAAGGCCAAGTCGCAGGGCGTGGCGACCATCGACTACGACCGGCTGACCCTGGGCGGCTCCGCCCAGTACTACGTCAGCTTCGACAACGAGGCGGTCGGCAAGCTCCAGGGCGAGGGCCTGAGCAAGTGCCTGACCGACAAGGGCGTCAAGAACCCGTCGATCTCGTACCTCAACGGCTCGCCGACGGACAACAACGCCACCCTGTTCAAGAACGGGTACGACTCGGTGCTCAAGCCGAAGTTCGACTCGAAGGAGTACACCAAGGTCGCCGACGACCCGGTACCGGCGTGGGACAACGCGCAGGCCGCCACGATCTTCGAGCAGCAGATGACCAAGGCCGGCGGCAAGATCGACGGCGTGCTCGCCGCCAACGACGGTCTCGGCAACGCGGCCATCTCGGTGCTGAAGAAGAACAAGCTCAACGGCAAGGTCCCGGTGACCGGTCAGGACGCCACCAAGGAGGGCCTGCAGAACATCCTCGCCGGTGACCAGTGCATGACCGTCTACAAGGCGGTCAAGAAGGAGGCGGACGCCGCCGCCGATCTGGCCATCGCGCTCGCCAAGGGTGAGCGGAAGGACACCGGCCAGACGGTCAAGGACCCGGAGGGCAACCGGGACGTGCCGGCCGTGCTGCTGGAGCCCAAGGCCATCTACAAGGACAACGTCAAGGACGTGGTGGCCGACGCCTACATCACCAAGGAAGAGCTCTGCACCGGTGCCTTCGCGAAGCTCTGCACCGACGCCGGCGTGAGCTGA
- a CDS encoding ATP-binding cassette domain-containing protein, with protein sequence MSATPLLELRGIDKSFGPVQVLRDVALTAHPGEVTALVGDNGAGKSTLVKCISGIHPTDAGEFLFDGRPVSINSPRDAAALGIEVVYQDLALCDNLDIVQNMFLGREKRSGIVLDEPTMEQMAAETLAGLSVRTVKSLRQHVASLSGGQRQTVAIAKAVLWNSRLVILDEPTAALGVAQTAQVLELVRRLADNGLAVVLISHNMNDVFAVSDRIAALYLGQMVAQVKTTDITHSQVVELITAGRSGSLGLTGEPGGNGAAPADSTPGAIR encoded by the coding sequence GTGTCCGCAACCCCCCTGCTGGAGCTACGCGGGATCGACAAGAGCTTCGGTCCCGTCCAGGTGCTGCGTGACGTCGCCCTCACCGCGCACCCCGGCGAGGTGACCGCGCTTGTCGGCGACAACGGCGCCGGCAAGTCGACCCTGGTCAAGTGCATCAGCGGCATCCACCCCACCGACGCCGGTGAGTTCCTCTTCGACGGCCGGCCGGTGAGCATCAACAGCCCGCGCGACGCCGCCGCGCTCGGCATCGAGGTCGTCTACCAGGACCTCGCGCTCTGCGACAACCTCGACATCGTGCAGAACATGTTCCTCGGCCGGGAGAAGCGCAGCGGCATCGTGCTCGACGAGCCGACCATGGAGCAGATGGCCGCCGAGACGCTCGCCGGCCTGAGCGTGCGCACCGTGAAGTCGCTGCGCCAGCACGTGGCAAGCCTCTCCGGCGGCCAGCGGCAGACCGTCGCCATCGCCAAGGCCGTGCTCTGGAACAGCCGGCTGGTCATCCTGGACGAGCCGACCGCCGCGCTCGGCGTCGCGCAGACCGCCCAGGTGCTGGAACTGGTGCGCCGGCTGGCCGACAACGGCCTCGCAGTGGTGCTCATCTCGCACAACATGAACGACGTCTTCGCCGTCTCCGACCGGATCGCCGCGCTCTACCTCGGCCAGATGGTCGCCCAGGTGAAGACCACCGACATCACCCACTCGCAGGTGGTCGAGCTGATCACCGCCGGTCGATCCGGCAGCCTCGGCCTCACCGGCGAGCCGGGCGGCAACGGCGCCGCGCCCGCCGACAGCACCCCAGGAGCCATCCGATGA